Proteins from one Setaria italica strain Yugu1 chromosome V, Setaria_italica_v2.0, whole genome shotgun sequence genomic window:
- the LOC101765846 gene encoding uncharacterized protein At4g15970, which yields MGLGFRSKEAGSHAVSFLLGAALPTALLFLLASDRLGEGLSSISRAPAGDGPNEVLFKGLPELLPKVAMEDRTVIITSVNEAWAQPGSLLDLHLESFKNGEDIAHLLNHLLVVALDARGFERCKAVHPHCYFLNATSVDMSSAKAFMSPDYLELVWTKLTFQQRVLELGYNFLFTDCDMVWFRNPFRHFPVYADMSCSSDDFKPSRAPLDNPLNTGLYYMKSTNRTVQMMKYWRAARERFPGQHDQSVFVNIRHELVSKLQVKIEPLETVYFGGFCEYHDDPEKVCTIHACCCIGLENKVHDLKDVATDWKNYTSLTPEQRNKGGFKWTYPTRCRDSMGWRRP from the exons ATGGGGCTGGGGTTTCGGAGCAAGGAGGCTGGCAGCCACGCGGTGTCCTtcctcctcggcgccgcgcTGCCCACCGCCCTCCTCTTCTTGCTCGCGTCCGACCGTCTCGGCGAAGGCCTGTCCAGCATCTCGCGCGCTCCGGCGGGCGACGGTCCAAATGAG GTCTTATTCAAGGGCCTACCCGAGCTGCTACCAAAAGTGGCCATGGAGGACAGGACAGTGATAATCACTTCGGTGAACGAGGCATGGGCGCAGCCCGGCTCCCTACTCGACCTACACCTCGAGAGCTTCAAGAACGGCGAGGACATCGCGCACCTCCTCAACCACCTCCTCGTGGTCGCCCTCGACGCCCGCGGGTTCGAGCGCTGTAAGGCCGTGCACCCTCACTGCTACTTCCTCAACGCCACGTCCGTGGACATGAGCTCGGCCAAGGCGTTCATGAGCCCGGACTACCTGGAGCTCGTCTGGACCAAGCTCACCTTCCAGCAGCGCGTGCtggagctcggctacaacttccTCTTCACG GACTGCGACATGGTGTGGTTTCGCAACCCGTTCCGGCACTTCCCCGTGTACGCCGACATGAGCTGCTCGTCGGACGACTTCAAGCCGTCGCGCGCGCCGCTGGACAACCCGCTCAACACCGGGCTCTACTACATGAAGTCGACGAACCGGACCGTCCAGATGATGAAGTACtggcgggcggcgagggagaGGTTCCCGGGGCAGCACGACCAGTCGGTGTTCGTCAACATCAGGCACGAGCTTGTGAGCAAGCTGCAGGTCAAGATCGAGCCGCTGGAGACGGTGTACTTCGGCGGCTTCTGCGAGTACCACGACGACCCGGAGAAGGTCTGCACCATCCACGCGTGCTGCTGCATAGGGCTGGAGAACAAGGTGCACGACCTCAAGGACGTCGCCACGGATTGGAAGAACTACACGAGCCTGACGCCGGAGCAGAGGAACAAGGGTGGTTTCAAGTGGACGTACCCGACTAGGTGTCGGGATTCCATGGGGTGGCGTAGGCCTTAG